In one Paenibacillus sp. JQZ6Y-1 genomic region, the following are encoded:
- the rnhA gene encoding ribonuclease H: MAKSKFYVVWEGHRPGIYSSWPECQQQTNGYKQAKYKAYESRAEAERAYAEGWKKHWGQAAGSSSAKSSSGGGKSSVYGKRQTSASDIPMDQIDYDSISVDVGTRGNPGPVEYRGVDTRTGQDIFSKGPIAKGTNNMGEFLAIVHALAYLKKQGSNKTVYSDSATAIKWVKQKQAASTLVRDASTAEIWDLVDRAEHWLRTNSYSNKLLKWETRSWGEVKADYGRK, from the coding sequence ATGGCAAAATCGAAATTTTATGTGGTATGGGAAGGGCATCGTCCGGGCATTTATAGCTCATGGCCGGAATGTCAGCAGCAAACAAACGGATATAAGCAAGCCAAATACAAAGCCTATGAATCGCGTGCCGAAGCGGAACGTGCGTATGCGGAAGGCTGGAAAAAGCACTGGGGGCAGGCAGCAGGTAGCTCCTCTGCCAAATCGTCATCTGGCGGCGGCAAATCCTCCGTGTATGGTAAACGCCAAACATCGGCATCCGATATTCCAATGGACCAGATTGACTATGACAGCATCTCAGTCGATGTGGGAACACGCGGCAATCCGGGTCCGGTGGAATATCGCGGCGTCGATACCCGTACCGGACAGGATATTTTCAGCAAAGGCCCGATTGCCAAGGGAACGAACAATATGGGTGAGTTTCTAGCGATTGTCCATGCGCTCGCTTATTTGAAAAAGCAGGGCAGTAACAAGACTGTATACAGCGACTCGGCAACGGCAATCAAATGGGTCAAGCAGAAGCAGGCAGCGTCCACGCTTGTACGCGACGCGTCCACTGCCGAGATTTGGGATCTAGTGGATCGCGCTGAGCACTGGCTGCGTACGAACAGCTACAGCAATAAGCTTCTGAAATGGGAAACGCGCAGCTGGGGCGAAGTGAAGGCGGATTACGGACGGAAATAA
- a CDS encoding class I SAM-dependent methyltransferase, translating to MLHSLSAIQQYRQAEVPYTVSQRWLNILVSAEERIVNLERVQTLQELNDANPVLDYVERTLRILDQLRVSFWLRDIVEETLCWAETAKGGSTRERMRWQQHGINLFVHNEGSALLYERDAAEPDSPRTILVSTLIRTHGLLGQFLRGEVPFRDNLPLAEIVAQGILSPEELKSTLLVLNRCIIEAVSPQLWQRVRDDMSMLIHAVTYGEQPQGLGIEDRILRLRTGSEARGENTLELLQQLRQPARLDQVFMVLDNRTFWYVEAALQDFSLEEFCKIFGLLAAVVPEQVRHISFERLMNDLYYDYRGVKKMNLYKKRIIEKYLSEWSWDDVHAGQRQQRNPHLEYELLIDGQLEDTAFFTFQFSPAAEKLIDFCVEAEKSPLYEKAVLMLFDLFDLRRDAYDRFHNEDSYLQTMNETVDYKRLLLRYVTGQTVLDIGPGGGVMLDLLEQEMPDKRAIGIDISENVIEALNRKKRLEHHSWEVMKGDALALKEIMEPGSVDSILFSSILHELYSYIPFNGQKFNLDTVAAALNSAYDVLAPGGRIIIRDGIMTEPTVQQRKITFLEEGGLAALERYARDFRGRDIVYEVLDEQTVMMPVNDAMEFLYTYTWGEEAYVHEVQEQFGYMTPSGYKEFIVQTLGDDVEIEHVESFLQQGYTEALEPRVTITDEWDTPVPLPDSTCIIVIRKKG from the coding sequence ATGCTGCATTCATTGTCCGCCATTCAGCAGTATCGTCAGGCTGAGGTACCGTACACGGTATCTCAGCGTTGGCTCAATATTCTCGTTTCCGCTGAGGAACGGATCGTCAATCTGGAGCGGGTTCAGACGCTGCAAGAGCTGAACGATGCCAATCCGGTGCTGGATTATGTGGAACGCACGTTACGCATTTTGGATCAGCTGCGGGTCTCGTTCTGGTTGCGTGATATTGTGGAGGAAACGCTCTGCTGGGCGGAGACTGCCAAGGGAGGCAGTACGCGCGAGCGCATGAGATGGCAGCAGCACGGTATTAATTTGTTTGTACATAATGAAGGCTCTGCGCTGCTGTATGAGCGCGATGCCGCCGAGCCAGATAGTCCGCGTACGATTCTGGTATCGACCTTGATTCGCACCCACGGGTTGTTGGGGCAATTTCTACGCGGGGAAGTGCCATTTCGCGATAATTTGCCGCTGGCAGAGATTGTCGCGCAAGGCATTCTGTCGCCAGAAGAATTAAAAAGTACATTGCTAGTGCTAAACCGCTGTATCATTGAAGCGGTATCACCGCAATTGTGGCAGCGCGTGCGAGATGATATGTCCATGCTCATTCATGCTGTTACCTACGGTGAGCAGCCGCAGGGGCTAGGCATCGAAGATCGTATCCTACGTCTACGTACCGGCAGCGAAGCACGTGGAGAGAATACGCTAGAGCTGCTGCAACAGCTGCGTCAGCCAGCACGTCTGGATCAAGTGTTTATGGTGCTGGACAATCGTACTTTCTGGTATGTGGAAGCGGCGCTACAGGACTTTTCATTGGAGGAATTTTGCAAAATATTCGGTTTGCTCGCAGCGGTCGTTCCAGAGCAGGTGCGTCATATTAGCTTTGAGCGGCTGATGAACGATCTGTATTATGACTATCGCGGCGTCAAAAAGATGAATTTGTACAAAAAGCGGATTATCGAAAAGTATCTATCCGAATGGAGCTGGGACGATGTGCACGCTGGTCAGCGGCAGCAGCGTAATCCGCATTTGGAATATGAGCTGCTTATTGACGGGCAATTGGAGGATACCGCCTTTTTCACCTTCCAATTCTCACCAGCGGCGGAGAAGCTGATCGACTTTTGCGTAGAGGCGGAGAAATCACCACTATACGAAAAGGCAGTACTGATGCTGTTCGACCTGTTCGATCTGCGTCGGGATGCGTATGATCGCTTTCATAATGAGGACAGCTATTTGCAAACGATGAACGAAACGGTGGATTATAAACGGCTGCTGCTGCGTTATGTGACTGGGCAGACAGTGCTGGACATCGGTCCGGGCGGTGGAGTGATGCTCGATCTGCTGGAGCAGGAGATGCCAGATAAACGGGCGATTGGCATCGATATTTCCGAAAATGTGATCGAGGCATTGAATCGTAAAAAGCGGCTCGAACACCATAGTTGGGAAGTCATGAAGGGCGATGCGTTGGCATTGAAGGAGATCATGGAGCCGGGTAGCGTGGATAGCATTCTCTTTTCCTCCATTTTGCATGAGCTGTATTCGTACATTCCATTCAACGGGCAGAAGTTCAATCTGGATACAGTCGCTGCGGCGCTGAATAGTGCGTATGACGTACTCGCGCCGGGCGGACGAATTATTATCCGCGACGGTATTATGACCGAGCCAACCGTGCAGCAACGTAAAATCACCTTTTTGGAAGAAGGGGGACTTGCGGCGCTGGAACGATATGCCCGCGATTTCCGTGGACGGGACATTGTGTATGAGGTGCTGGACGAGCAGACAGTGATGATGCCAGTCAACGATGCGATGGAGTTTCTGTACACGTATACGTGGGGCGAAGAAGCATATGTGCATGAGGTGCAGGAGCAATTTGGCTATATGACGCCAAGTGGATACAAGGAGTTTATTGTACAGACGCTGGGCGATGATGTGGAGATTGAGCATGTTGAGTCATTTTTGCAGCAGGGGTATACGGAGGCGTTAGAGCCACGGGTGACTATCACGGACGAATGGGATACGCCTGTGCCGTTGCCGGATAGTACGTGTATTATTGTGATTCGCAAGAAGGGCTAA
- a CDS encoding M50 family metallopeptidase: MNKWLKLILLLVGSAVLTRLIPFSSLFRNLDTMIHEFSHAMVTLLTSGRVNRIELNADHSGVTYSMITSAWSGLPIGLAGYMGSSLFVVWMFYLYHKRQQRIGIIVTAIIALIMLVLYVHQGFGVVWLIGFVVVSILMLISPEWLRNGYFLLIMFLTLEESVVSALTILLLSVTSPSAAGDAAGLAHQFWLPAVVWGVWFAVFSLWCAKLSAQLFVRKRKPPVSTGSSYARGGRSR; this comes from the coding sequence TTGAATAAATGGTTGAAATTAATTCTGCTGCTGGTTGGCTCGGCAGTGCTGACTAGGCTGATTCCGTTCTCGTCGTTATTTCGGAATCTGGATACGATGATTCATGAATTCAGTCATGCGATGGTGACGCTGCTGACATCCGGCAGAGTCAATCGGATTGAATTAAATGCGGATCATAGTGGCGTTACCTATTCGATGATTACGTCTGCTTGGAGCGGTCTGCCGATTGGACTGGCTGGTTATATGGGCTCGTCGCTGTTTGTTGTATGGATGTTTTATCTGTATCACAAACGACAGCAACGCATCGGCATTATCGTTACCGCCATCATCGCGCTGATTATGCTGGTGCTGTATGTGCATCAGGGCTTTGGCGTCGTATGGCTGATTGGCTTTGTGGTCGTTAGCATTCTGATGCTGATCAGCCCAGAATGGCTGCGTAACGGATACTTTTTATTGATTATGTTTTTGACGTTAGAGGAGTCGGTTGTATCGGCGCTGACGATTTTGCTGCTGTCGGTCACCAGTCCATCGGCGGCGGGCGATGCGGCAGGGCTAGCGCATCAATTCTGGCTGCCCGCTGTTGTATGGGGCGTCTGGTTCGCTGTCTTTTCGCTATGGTGTGCCAAGCTGTCTGCCCAGCTATTTGTTCGTAAACGCAAGCCACCGGTATCTACCGGTTCATCTTATGCACGGGGAGGACGTTCCCGATGA
- a CDS encoding ATP-binding protein → MPKAFVIFLLFVIVVLLAFSLSANMREDQRFQRIDYWQVRWQAQNTFTSKPWNDDQNSYWTSSQLMKDGKPVNSSSAWIRIPLPELNWNTSGLLIRELQGKHVIVYLDDNKIYESRRGYAYEQNQLLLPLTRDDSFKMVYIWVESAREKIGLTNGILIGDYQDILTTYVSSDLMDVVIGFSFVLVALIMAFCSFFLEGQARRMWLSLCIVILALGVLVVTYSPFLFTFYPFGDRVYALLFDISLFVLVPAFYEFFENVFGRGYNNLIHRMKKVQYIYSILCLLALIGNTLTHDRYFKIYYVMTVLIFGVFILVGLITFLIMTLRFARQKNRAAQIFAAGFSTFALITGFELIWYYVQDGDYKLVLWKWGVIFFVISLIAIMGRVFAENRRQAIEYSRQLELFNNELQRSEKMDIISELAASVAHEVRNPLQVTRGFLQLTQMNTDDKGRQHLKMALDELDRAAGIITDFLTFAKPQFDQEDMLDLSQEFTNIENIMQPLASLQGGTLVIDVPEQLYIRGNSSKFKQACINIIKNSIEALRKDGNVTIQARRWEDSICIYIRDNGAGMDEQELARLGEPYFSNKTKGTGLGLMVTFRIIEAMDGQLEFHSKKGEGTEAVLTFPLVKPV, encoded by the coding sequence ATGCCTAAAGCTTTTGTTATATTTCTATTATTCGTCATCGTGGTGCTACTAGCGTTCTCCTTATCTGCCAATATGCGCGAGGATCAGCGCTTCCAGCGGATTGACTACTGGCAGGTGCGCTGGCAAGCGCAAAATACATTCACATCCAAACCGTGGAATGATGATCAGAACAGCTATTGGACCTCATCGCAATTAATGAAGGATGGCAAGCCGGTGAACAGCTCATCTGCTTGGATTCGCATTCCACTGCCGGAGCTGAACTGGAATACATCCGGCTTGTTGATTCGGGAATTACAGGGCAAGCATGTCATCGTCTATTTGGATGACAACAAAATTTACGAATCTCGGCGCGGCTATGCGTATGAACAGAATCAATTGCTGCTGCCGCTTACGCGCGACGATTCGTTCAAAATGGTCTACATCTGGGTCGAATCAGCACGCGAGAAGATTGGGCTGACTAACGGCATTCTGATCGGCGATTACCAAGACATTCTGACTACCTACGTAAGCTCCGACCTGATGGATGTGGTAATTGGGTTCTCATTTGTACTGGTCGCGCTCATTATGGCGTTCTGTTCCTTTTTCCTCGAAGGGCAGGCAAGGCGGATGTGGCTCAGTCTCTGTATTGTGATTTTGGCGCTGGGTGTGCTAGTGGTTACCTATTCGCCGTTTCTATTTACGTTTTATCCATTCGGTGATCGGGTGTATGCACTGCTGTTCGATATTAGCTTGTTTGTACTGGTACCGGCATTTTATGAGTTTTTTGAAAATGTATTCGGCAGAGGGTACAACAATCTTATCCATCGTATGAAAAAGGTGCAGTACATCTATTCCATTCTCTGTCTGTTAGCACTGATTGGCAATACGCTTACCCATGATCGGTATTTCAAAATCTATTACGTGATGACCGTGCTGATCTTTGGCGTATTTATTCTGGTTGGACTGATTACTTTCCTGATCATGACGCTGCGATTTGCCAGACAAAAAAATCGAGCGGCGCAGATTTTTGCCGCAGGTTTCTCGACCTTTGCCTTGATTACTGGGTTTGAACTGATCTGGTATTATGTGCAGGATGGCGATTATAAACTTGTCCTGTGGAAATGGGGCGTTATCTTCTTCGTCATTTCGCTGATTGCGATTATGGGACGCGTCTTCGCTGAAAATCGGCGGCAGGCGATTGAATACTCGCGCCAACTGGAGCTGTTCAACAATGAATTGCAGCGCTCGGAGAAGATGGATATTATCAGCGAATTGGCAGCTTCGGTCGCGCATGAAGTACGCAATCCGCTTCAAGTGACGCGTGGATTTTTGCAGTTGACGCAGATGAATACGGACGATAAGGGACGTCAGCATCTGAAAATGGCGCTGGATGAGCTGGATCGTGCTGCTGGTATCATTACCGACTTCCTGACCTTTGCTAAGCCGCAATTTGATCAGGAGGATATGCTAGATCTTAGCCAAGAGTTCACGAATATCGAAAATATTATGCAGCCGCTCGCCAGCTTGCAAGGTGGAACACTGGTCATTGATGTGCCAGAGCAGTTATACATTCGCGGCAACTCGTCCAAATTCAAGCAAGCGTGCATCAATATTATTAAAAATAGTATCGAGGCGCTACGCAAAGACGGCAATGTGACGATTCAGGCACGGCGCTGGGAAGATAGCATTTGCATCTATATTCGTGACAATGGTGCAGGGATGGATGAACAGGAACTGGCGCGTCTGGGCGAGCCTTATTTTTCTAATAAAACCAAGGGTACAGGGCTGGGATTAATGGTCACCTTCCGTATCATCGAAGCGATGGACGGACAATTGGAATTTCATAGCAAAAAAGGGGAAGGAACCGAAGCCGTACTTACCTTTCCGCTAGTCAAGCCTGTATAA
- a CDS encoding MFS transporter, with product MEFSWKRNLVVIWLGVFFCSMAYSISIPFLPIFLETELGVRNHLEVWSGVAFGITFLASALISPFWGSLADKYGRKPMLIRSGFSLAALYLLSYFVTDPYIFLVVRLFQGLLAGFVPASIALVGTNTPEDKTGYALGVMATSGATGTIVGPLIGGVVSYYVGNRNAFLFSAFIVLIAALIATIWAKEHNFNRSAKRSRVRDDIRQAAGNPVFISLLILTAVANFSVMILEPLITIYVKSMGVEAGSASLSAGIVFSAVGVATLIMAPRWGKIGSKVGFGKVLLIGLIGSGIGNMLQFFFTNIWGFGTLRFGYGLFFAAVLPSINAMIVRVTPPDFRGRAFGLNQSASQIATMAGPIIGGLLGSFLDIRFVFIINGLLLLLCAFMVARRRWEMPSEAAGEQVAKVRTNHS from the coding sequence ATGGAATTTTCTTGGAAGCGAAATCTTGTCGTCATCTGGCTAGGTGTATTTTTTTGTAGCATGGCGTATTCAATCTCTATTCCGTTTTTACCGATCTTTTTGGAAACGGAATTGGGCGTACGCAATCATCTGGAAGTATGGTCTGGCGTGGCATTTGGCATCACATTTCTGGCGAGTGCTTTGATCTCGCCGTTCTGGGGCTCGCTTGCGGATAAATATGGTCGCAAGCCGATGCTGATCCGCTCCGGCTTCAGTCTGGCGGCGCTGTATTTGCTTAGTTATTTTGTTACCGATCCATACATATTCTTGGTGGTACGGCTGTTTCAGGGCTTGCTGGCAGGCTTTGTGCCAGCCTCGATTGCGCTGGTCGGCACGAATACACCAGAGGATAAAACGGGCTACGCCCTCGGTGTGATGGCAACCTCTGGCGCAACTGGAACCATCGTCGGTCCGCTGATCGGCGGAGTGGTCAGCTATTATGTGGGCAACCGCAATGCGTTTTTGTTCTCGGCGTTTATCGTGCTGATCGCGGCGCTGATTGCGACCATCTGGGCGAAGGAGCACAACTTCAACCGCTCTGCCAAGCGTTCGCGCGTGCGTGATGACATCCGGCAGGCGGCGGGTAATCCAGTATTCATTTCGCTACTGATTCTGACTGCTGTGGCGAATTTCTCGGTTATGATTCTAGAGCCGCTCATTACTATCTATGTGAAAAGTATGGGCGTCGAGGCTGGCAGCGCTTCGCTAAGTGCGGGTATCGTATTCTCCGCAGTCGGCGTAGCAACGCTAATTATGGCACCGCGCTGGGGCAAAATCGGCAGCAAGGTGGGCTTTGGCAAAGTGCTGCTGATCGGTTTGATTGGCAGCGGGATTGGGAATATGCTGCAATTTTTCTTCACGAATATTTGGGGCTTCGGTACGCTGCGGTTTGGTTACGGGCTGTTCTTTGCAGCGGTGCTGCCCTCGATCAATGCAATGATCGTCCGCGTGACACCGCCGGACTTCCGTGGACGCGCGTTCGGGCTGAATCAGTCGGCATCCCAGATTGCGACGATGGCAGGGCCGATTATTGGTGGTCTGCTCGGCTCGTTTTTGGATATACGATTTGTCTTCATTATTAACGGACTACTACTATTGTTGTGCGCGTTCATGGTGGCGCGGCGGCGCTGGGAGATGCCGTCGGAAGCAGCAGGAGAGCAGGTTGCCAAAGTGCGCACGAACCATTCATAA
- a CDS encoding pectin acetylesterase-family hydrolase encodes MIISTIEWLILALLALAIIVFVIKRPSRVERFDQSPLYKWSRINLSGQAMSGDGSDYYLLTRRGRSNNLVVYFSGGGISWNRHTATKPFGLRTLLQNRELGYYFANIPFYKPDLLRGMLENQRKDNPFYDWNIVYIPYATGDFHIGDNEVKYRGRGKLPFTAHYSGRANTLRGLDWMFEHLPKPDKLFIAGASAGGFGSAFWAPHIANHYPHAKVYHYADGAYLHSQQWPDIIEKVWKAEFSRRFGYGIEPDLIAAAFRANAKLLPPNTVMLQSNTVYDKVLPSYEAVLNGRTKGLVSDDLEITNDWSLGMLSSARQLQKELPDYHFFITDYGVGNRKKRRGTPHTLSPYKVFYTAQESGVKLSRWLDDIVNKDKKYSVGKEFVEFPER; translated from the coding sequence ATGATCATCTCCACTATCGAATGGCTTATTCTTGCACTGCTTGCTCTTGCAATCATTGTTTTTGTTATCAAACGCCCATCGCGTGTGGAGCGCTTCGACCAATCGCCGCTATACAAATGGAGTCGTATCAACTTGAGCGGACAGGCAATGTCCGGTGATGGATCAGACTATTATTTGCTTACGCGGCGCGGTCGTAGCAACAATCTGGTCGTTTATTTTTCCGGTGGTGGGATTAGCTGGAATCGGCATACGGCGACCAAGCCGTTTGGATTGCGTACGCTGCTGCAAAACCGCGAGTTAGGCTATTATTTTGCCAATATTCCCTTTTACAAGCCAGATCTGCTGCGTGGTATGCTGGAAAATCAGCGGAAGGACAATCCATTTTATGATTGGAATATCGTCTATATTCCGTATGCGACTGGAGATTTTCACATCGGCGATAACGAGGTGAAGTATCGCGGACGGGGCAAGCTGCCGTTTACCGCGCATTATAGTGGACGTGCCAATACGCTTCGCGGACTGGACTGGATGTTTGAGCATCTGCCGAAGCCGGACAAACTGTTTATCGCGGGTGCGAGTGCGGGGGGATTTGGCTCAGCATTTTGGGCGCCGCATATTGCGAACCATTATCCACATGCGAAGGTGTACCATTATGCGGATGGCGCATATCTGCATAGTCAGCAATGGCCGGACATTATCGAAAAGGTATGGAAGGCTGAATTTAGCAGACGGTTCGGTTATGGTATTGAACCGGATCTCATTGCCGCCGCTTTCCGTGCCAATGCCAAATTGCTGCCGCCGAATACGGTAATGCTTCAATCGAATACGGTGTATGATAAGGTACTGCCTTCGTATGAAGCGGTGCTGAATGGACGCACCAAAGGGCTGGTCAGCGACGATCTGGAAATTACGAACGATTGGTCACTTGGCATGCTATCGTCTGCCCGTCAGCTGCAAAAGGAGCTGCCAGACTATCATTTCTTCATTACCGATTATGGTGTGGGGAATCGGAAAAAGCGACGCGGCACTCCGCATACGCTGTCTCCGTACAAGGTTTTTTATACTGCTCAGGAGAGTGGCGTGAAGCTGAGTCGCTGGTTGGACGATATCGTCAACAAGGACAAGAAGTATTCGGTCGGCAAGGAATTTGTAGAGTTTCCCGAACGTTAA
- a CDS encoding N-acyl-D-glucosamine 2-epimerase, giving the protein MNSSPHAGRPWALRGPSIQIDPLFPYYADRSPDSIADELVLAGYRNVHYFVVNEQRVDARLVEALQKREIAVWALVLGNGTFSVEHAPPEWASWRMELLRPINDGFERFSHFSPDYIAWKKEVLSVVLEHVPFDGIEIAEPYFPEWNGLERGVYGDVGPLAAQAFRERYGEEMPEFRDANSARYYTKVPELYEAWVDLRVHAVNHLVHELINGEQGARAVRPEIKVATWSLAVRDEMAAQRLREWQGLDPISMIELVQPDLHMLQTHWPDWMKRGLPADYIREYEPLAAPIREHYPDLPLGIQADIGSRASMIKGRRWLDEFAHQANTLGYRTWTAYEYHIGGYMYAEPPLPSSGLRLGDHEVMITYNKRVDPESIGSVLLYHMTGLSKPQEWKVAQSAVDGNRLFLRFNKALPETPFQLEIRDIRDTPSLWLLKGRKANKTPRKTRVSIIRPAK; this is encoded by the coding sequence ATGAATTCATCGCCGCATGCCGGTCGCCCTTGGGCGCTGCGCGGACCTAGTATTCAGATTGATCCTTTATTTCCGTATTATGCGGATCGTTCGCCGGACAGTATTGCCGATGAATTAGTACTCGCGGGGTATCGGAATGTACATTATTTTGTCGTGAATGAGCAGCGCGTCGATGCTCGACTGGTCGAAGCGCTGCAAAAGCGTGAAATTGCTGTCTGGGCGCTTGTGCTTGGCAACGGTACATTTAGCGTGGAGCACGCGCCGCCAGAGTGGGCATCATGGCGGATGGAACTGCTGCGTCCGATCAATGACGGATTTGAACGCTTTTCTCATTTTTCACCTGATTATATCGCTTGGAAAAAAGAAGTGCTGTCCGTCGTGCTGGAGCATGTGCCGTTTGATGGCATTGAAATTGCTGAGCCGTATTTTCCCGAATGGAACGGCTTGGAACGGGGGGTATACGGTGATGTTGGTCCGTTAGCGGCGCAGGCATTTCGCGAACGATATGGGGAAGAGATGCCGGAGTTCCGAGATGCCAATTCCGCGCGTTATTATACCAAAGTACCTGAGCTGTATGAGGCATGGGTGGATCTGCGCGTCCATGCGGTCAATCATCTCGTACATGAACTGATTAACGGGGAACAAGGTGCGCGTGCGGTACGACCGGAGATCAAGGTAGCAACTTGGTCGCTAGCAGTACGCGACGAAATGGCAGCACAACGATTGCGCGAATGGCAAGGGCTGGACCCGATCTCTATGATCGAATTGGTGCAGCCGGATCTGCATATGCTGCAAACGCACTGGCCAGATTGGATGAAGCGTGGATTGCCTGCCGACTATATTCGTGAGTATGAGCCGCTTGCTGCGCCGATTCGTGAGCATTACCCCGATCTACCGCTTGGCATTCAGGCGGATATTGGTTCTCGCGCCAGCATGATCAAGGGACGTCGCTGGCTGGATGAATTTGCTCATCAGGCGAATACGCTTGGCTATCGTACATGGACGGCGTATGAATATCATATCGGTGGGTATATGTATGCAGAGCCGCCCTTGCCATCGTCTGGCTTGCGTCTGGGCGATCATGAAGTAATGATTACCTATAACAAGCGTGTCGATCCCGAATCGATTGGCAGTGTGCTGTTGTATCATATGACGGGCTTGAGCAAGCCGCAGGAATGGAAGGTGGCGCAATCGGCGGTAGATGGCAATCGACTCTTTCTACGATTTAACAAAGCGTTACCAGAAACGCCGTTCCAACTGGAAATTCGCGATATTCGCGATACCCCTAGCCTCTGGCTGCTCAAAGGACGTAAAGCAAACAAAACGCCGCGTAAAACAAGAGTGTCCATCATTCGTCCGGCAAAATAA
- a CDS encoding ABC transporter permease, giving the protein MCLPAIVFFCVFAYLPMPGLYLAFVKYNYTDGIFGSPFVGWDNFKFLVMTGDLWRLTFNTVAYNIAFILIGNVAQITVAILLNEIRKKWFKKVTQTLMFLPYFISAVLVGLLAYNILSYDYGLLNHVLAGLGLNPVKAYSEPTLWPFIIVLTYLWQTTGYGSIVYFAAIMGLDSEIVEAAEIDGANAFQRIIHIVIPWLKPTFIILLLFSLGGILKGNFGLFYNLVGANNTALYASTDIIETYVFRSLMTNFNFSMGSAVSLYQSIFGFVVVLTANWVIKKVSPENSLF; this is encoded by the coding sequence ATGTGCTTGCCGGCCATTGTGTTTTTCTGCGTTTTTGCGTATTTGCCAATGCCGGGTCTGTATCTGGCGTTCGTCAAGTACAACTACACCGATGGTATTTTCGGAAGTCCATTTGTCGGCTGGGACAATTTTAAGTTTCTGGTCATGACTGGTGATTTATGGAGACTGACGTTCAATACGGTGGCGTACAATATCGCCTTTATTCTGATCGGGAATGTGGCACAGATTACGGTCGCGATTCTGCTGAATGAAATCCGTAAAAAATGGTTCAAAAAAGTAACCCAGACGCTGATGTTCCTGCCATACTTTATCTCGGCGGTACTGGTCGGGCTGCTGGCTTATAACATCTTGAGCTATGATTACGGTCTGCTCAATCATGTGTTGGCAGGGCTGGGATTGAATCCAGTTAAAGCCTATTCGGAACCAACGCTGTGGCCGTTTATTATCGTGCTTACGTATTTATGGCAGACAACGGGCTATGGCTCGATTGTATATTTTGCCGCCATTATGGGATTGGACAGCGAAATTGTGGAAGCGGCGGAGATTGATGGTGCCAATGCGTTTCAGCGCATTATCCATATCGTGATTCCGTGGCTGAAACCAACATTTATCATTTTGCTGCTGTTCTCGCTGGGTGGCATTCTCAAAGGTAACTTCGGTCTATTCTATAACCTAGTCGGTGCGAATAACACGGCATTGTATGCTAGTACGGATATTATTGAAACGTATGTATTCCGCTCTTTGATGACGAACTTCAACTTCTCGATGGGTAGCGCAGTCAGCCTGTATCAATCGATCTTCGGCTTTGTAGTCGTACTGACAGCTAACTGGGTGATCAAAAAAGTCTCGCCTGAAAATTCACTGTTCTAG